A region of Nerophis ophidion isolate RoL-2023_Sa linkage group LG28, RoL_Noph_v1.0, whole genome shotgun sequence DNA encodes the following proteins:
- the LOC133545530 gene encoding zinc finger protein 260-like isoform X4, protein MCERTIGKYEEELCPTKEEKERQHQLLDAVFKKHQVVLHRPDAQQPPHIKEEEEDLQPPHIKEEDEDPHPPHIKEEEEEVSISQEEECLLGQEEADLSKFPLTVVSVKTEEHEDKPPESSQLHHSPNLEENHLHEQEEEPQPPHIKEKAAEHNISQEGEDIEGLVEFQMTGVPVKSEDDEVKGESEERGGGEPPSSSSTQHMTTEADGDHCGGSQADKLLAPLSDSEDTTSHSPDTDDEDSKEDKTCHTDNTHFTCSHCDKTFKYHSYLKRHMRTHTGENPFSCSICGLSFTRKDNMKEHTRTHTGEKPFFCSICGLSFTRKQTMKDHARTHEGEKPFSCSVCDSRYKRSQDLKRHLKRHTGGNRLKCSVCNSSFIQGEHLKRHMRTHTGEKPFSCSICGLSFTRNDSLKDHTRTHLGEITFSCSVCDASFARSRNLKRHMRTHTGEKVLSCSLCDERFSHEYQLNKHKCAGETSKRSADLHQAKYPSSKESLKRRLNPNDDQDQPQNLITCSLSHF, encoded by the exons atgtgcgaaagaacgataggaaagtatgaggaggaactttgtccaacaaaagaggagaaggagcgacaacatcaactactggacgctgttttcaagaaacatcaagttgtgttacacagaccag ACGCCcagcagcccccccacattaaagaggaagaggaagatctACAGccaccccacattaaagaggaagatgaggatccacatcccccccacattaaagaggaagaggaggaagtgtcgATCAGtcaggaggaagagtgtcttctagggcaggaggaggctgatctcagcaagttcccactgactgttgtctctgtgaagactgaagagcatgaagacaaaccacctgagtcctcacagcttcatcacagtccaa ACCTCGAAGAAAATCATCTCcatgagcaggaggaggaaccacagcccccccacattaaagaaaAAGCAGCAGAACACaacatcagtcaggagggagaggaTATTGAAGGACTGGTGGAGTTTCAaatgactggtgtccctgtgaagagtgaagatgatgaggtgaaaggtgaaagtgaggagaggggagggggggagcctccaagcagcagctcaacacaacacatgacaacagaagctgatggagaccactgtggaggatcacaagcagacaagctcttagctccactatcagatagtgaggacacaacctcacactctcctgacactgatgatgaagactctaaagaggataagacatgtcacactgacaacactcacttcacatgttctcactgtgacaaaacctttaaataccatagttatctgaaaagacacatgagaacacacactggagagaaccctttttcttgttcaatctgtggcttaTCTTTTACAAGGAAGGACAATATGAAAGagcacacaagaacacacactggagaaaaaccttttttttgttcaatctgtggcttaTCTTTTACAAGGAAGCAAACTATGAAAGATCACGCAAGAACACACGAaggggaaaaacctttttcatgttctgtCTGTGATTCAAGGTATAAACGAAGTCAAGATTTGAAACGACACCTGAAAAGACACACTGGGGGAAACCGTTTAAAGTGTTCCGTGTGTAATTCAAGTTTTATCCAAGgggaacatttgaaaagacacatgagaacacacacaggagaaaaacctttttcttgttcaatctgtggcttaTCTTTTACAAGGAATGATAGTTTGAAGGATCACACAAGAACACACCTGGGAGAAATAACTTTTTCCTGTTCAGTGTGTGATGCAAGTTTTGCACGAAGTcgaaatttgaaaagacacatgagaacacacactggggagaaagtgttgagttgcagtttGTGTGATGAAAGATTCTCTCATGAGTACCAACTTaacaaacacaagtgtgctggtgagaccAGCAAGCGCTCCGCAGACCTCCACCAGGCCAAATATCCCAGTAGTAAAGAATCCTTAAAAAGAAGGCTGAATCCAAATGATGATCAGGATCAACCCCAAAATCTAAttacttgttccttatcccatttctga
- the LOC133545530 gene encoding oocyte zinc finger protein XlCOF22-like isoform X6 — protein sequence MCERTIGKYEEELCPTKEEKERQHQLLDAVFKKHQVVLHRPDAQQPPHIKEEEEDLQPPHIKEEDEDPHPPHIKEEEEEVSISQEEECLLGQEEADLSKFPLTVVSVKTEEHEDKPPESSQLHHSPNVCEEQLLPEKQECSFRVVKEDPPKRKTRHHGPSGVFFSSLTQTLPCKKEEEDSLTPNIKEEEEEHNISQEGDHLERLVEFPVTGVPVKSEDEVKGESEERGGGGPPSSSSTQHMTTEADGDHCGGSQADKLLAPLSDSEDTTSHSPDTDDEDSKDDKTCHTDNTHFTCSHCHTTFKYHSSLKRHMRIHTGEKPFICSICGKGFVLSNYLKVHMRRHTGEKTFICSICGKGFVVSRKLKVHIRTHNGEKPFSCLICGLSFTRKEHLKVHMRTHTGEKPFSCSTCGKGFTQNQNLKKHKRTHTGEKSHSCSICNRSFADRPTLLVHMRRHTGEKVLSCSVCGERFSYKYQCEKHKCAGENSSSQ from the exons atgtgcgaaagaacgataggaaagtatgaggaggaactttgtccaacaaaagaggagaaggagcgacaacatcaactactggacgctgttttcaagaaacatcaagttgtgttacacagaccag ACGCCcagcagcccccccacattaaagaggaagaggaagatctACAGccaccccacattaaagaggaagatgaggatccacatcccccccacattaaagaggaagaggaggaagtgtcgATCAGtcaggaggaagagtgtcttctagggcaggaggaggctgatctcagcaagttcccactgactgttgtctctgtgaagactgaagagcatgaagacaaaccacctgagtcctcacagcttcatcacagtccaa atgtctgtgaagaacaacttctgcctgaaaaacaggagtgtagcttcagggtggtgaaggaggatccaccaaagaggaagaccaggcaccacggaccctctggcgtattcttttcctctttgacacagaccctcccctgtaaaaaggaagaggaagactcactgacccccaacattaaagaggaagaggaggaacacaacatcagtcaggagggagatcatcttgaacgactggtggagttcccagtgactggtgtccctgtgaagagtgaagatgaggtgaaaggtgaaagtgaggagaggggagggggggggcctccaagcagcagctcaacacaacacatgacaacagaagctgatggagaccactgtggaggatcacaagcagacaagctcttagctccactatcagatagtgaggacacaacctcacactctcctgacactgatgatgaagactctaaagatgataagacatgtcacactgacaacactcacttcacatgttctcactgtcacacaacctttaaataccatagttctctgaaaagacacatgagaatacacactggagaaaaaccttttatctgttcaatctgtggtaaaggttttgttctAAGTaactatttgaaagtacacatgagaagacacaccggagaaaaaacttttatctgttcaatctgtggtaaaggttttgtagtaAGTCGCAAATTGAAAGTACACATTAGAACACACAAtggcgaaaaacctttttcttgtttaaTCTGTGGCTTATCTTTTACAAGGAAAGagcatttgaaagtacacatgagaacacacacgggcgaaaaacctttttcctgttcaacctgcggtaaaggttttacacaaaatcagaatttgaaaaaacacaagagaacacacactggcgaaaaatcacattcctgttcaatctgcaacagaagctttgctGACCGACCAACCCTtttagtacacatgagaagacacacaggagagaaagtgttgagttgcagtgtgtgtggtgaaagattctcttataagtaccagtgtgagaaacacaagtgtgctggtgagaacagcagcagccaatga